The following proteins are encoded in a genomic region of Nitrospirota bacterium:
- a CDS encoding energy-coupling factor ABC transporter permease codes for MHMADALLSPAVGGALWAGSLGALIICARKLKEKMDDRLIPLMGVLGAFIFAGQMINFTIPMTGSSGHIGGGLLLAILLGPYAAFLVIASVLVIQALFFADGGLLALGANIWNLGIYPAFIGYPIIYRAIAKKNASNKAITVASVLGVVAGLQLGALSVVLETKLSGITELPFSTFLLMMQPIHLAIGLIEGFATAGIVVYVRSLRPDIVDNLEGVKSMSAGGSLRKLVMIMSVLALLTGGAFSWFASTNPDGLEWSIEKIYGKPEVPGQQSTVGENLARLQEKTAILPDYSLPSKGGEESAETDASPWPAIDPRTSLSGIVGSLMVLAIVVLFGFGVKFISRHKSKM; via the coding sequence ATGCATATGGCAGATGCATTACTTTCTCCTGCGGTGGGAGGTGCGCTGTGGGCGGGATCCCTCGGCGCTCTCATCATCTGTGCAAGGAAACTGAAAGAGAAAATGGATGACAGGCTTATACCCCTGATGGGGGTGCTTGGTGCATTCATTTTCGCTGGTCAGATGATAAATTTTACCATTCCGATGACGGGATCAAGCGGCCATATCGGGGGAGGGCTGCTCCTTGCAATTCTCCTCGGCCCCTATGCGGCGTTTCTCGTTATCGCGTCCGTTCTTGTGATACAGGCGCTTTTTTTTGCTGACGGAGGGCTCCTTGCGCTCGGCGCAAATATCTGGAATCTCGGGATCTATCCGGCATTTATCGGGTACCCGATTATTTACCGGGCTATTGCAAAGAAAAATGCTTCCAATAAAGCCATCACTGTCGCCTCGGTCCTCGGTGTGGTAGCAGGTCTGCAGCTTGGGGCGCTTTCCGTAGTCCTCGAGACAAAACTTTCCGGTATTACCGAACTGCCGTTCAGCACATTCCTCCTGATGATGCAGCCCATTCATCTGGCAATCGGCCTCATTGAGGGGTTCGCGACCGCAGGAATCGTTGTCTATGTGAGAAGCCTGCGTCCCGATATTGTAGATAATCTCGAGGGAGTTAAGAGCATGTCAGCGGGAGGTTCACTGAGGAAGCTTGTGATGATCATGTCGGTTCTCGCATTGCTTACCGGAGGCGCGTTTTCATGGTTTGCTTCGACGAATCCGGACGGGTTGGAATGGTCGATCGAAAAAATATACGGAAAACCCGAAGTGCCCGGCCAGCAGAGTACTGTGGGTGAAAACCTTGCCAGACTTCAGGAAAAAACCGCGATACTTCCCGACTATTCACTCCCTTCAAAAGGTGGCGAAGAGAGTGCGGAGACCGATGCGTCTCCCTGGCCTGCAATTGACCCACGCACTTCGCTCTCGGGTATTGTGGGAAGCCTCATGGTTCTTGCAATCGTCGTGCTGTTCGGTTTCGGGGTTAAATTCATAAGCAGACATAAGTCAAAGATGTGA
- a CDS encoding transporter, whose product MKKNSISPFISIVLAAAFFAGIFSAGNTFAAHPLISDDAGTVGSGKFELEANVEYENDNGSSVTQLGVTLSAGVGENIDLVVSAPYQFLRTEEDPGGITEDDGISDILVELKWRIYEKEGLSFAVKPGVTLPAGDEDKCLSDGKAAYSLHFLGTKEIEPFAVHLDIGYIRNRKELRDIWHYSLAGEYAVSNPLLLVANIGGETNPDRESGVHPLFLLGGVIYSITENFNIDFGVKTGLNKAEADYTILAGIVMNF is encoded by the coding sequence GTGAAAAAAAACAGCATCTCTCCTTTTATTTCAATTGTGCTCGCAGCAGCCTTCTTTGCCGGCATTTTCTCAGCCGGTAACACCTTCGCAGCGCATCCTCTGATTTCTGATGACGCAGGGACCGTGGGGTCTGGAAAGTTCGAGCTTGAAGCAAACGTGGAATACGAAAATGACAACGGCAGTTCCGTAACCCAGCTCGGTGTGACGCTTTCCGCGGGGGTAGGTGAAAATATCGATCTTGTGGTAAGCGCACCGTATCAGTTTCTCAGGACCGAGGAGGACCCGGGAGGAATCACAGAGGATGACGGCATATCAGATATCCTCGTTGAGCTGAAATGGAGGATATATGAAAAGGAAGGCCTCAGCTTCGCGGTAAAACCGGGAGTTACTCTTCCTGCAGGAGATGAGGATAAATGCCTTAGCGACGGTAAGGCAGCCTATAGCCTCCACTTCCTTGGCACAAAGGAAATTGAACCTTTCGCTGTCCATCTTGATATCGGGTATATCAGGAACAGGAAGGAACTCAGGGATATCTGGCACTATTCACTCGCTGGAGAATATGCCGTTTCAAATCCTCTTTTGCTGGTCGCCAATATAGGCGGCGAAACAAACCCGGACAGGGAATCCGGTGTCCATCCTCTTTTCCTGCTGGGCGGAGTGATTTACAGTATTACAGAGAATTTCAATATCGATTTCGGCGTAAAGACTGGCCTCAATAAAGCTGAAGCTGACTATACAATCCTCGCCGGAATCGTGATGAATTTTTAG
- the cbiQ gene encoding cobalt ECF transporter T component CbiQ: MKFETEFFNIGYLDTLSYRDTLVHRLDPRIKITVSFLFIILVVSFPKYELSALVPFFFYPVFLLAAGNIPLHAISKKILFVSPFAVFIGIFNPLLDTDILVTPFGIPVTGGWISFLSILMKFILTVSTALLLIAVTSFPGICEALERMKLPKIFVLQLLFLYRYIFVLLEVALKMLRAREARSFGKKGKEIKTFTKLISVLLVRSVERAERIYQAMLSRGFRGEIRVAKRHRPGIADFLFAVTAVALFVLFRKVNIVYYVGETVSRHIR; this comes from the coding sequence GTGAAATTCGAAACGGAATTCTTCAACATAGGCTATCTCGATACACTTTCGTACAGAGATACCCTGGTCCACAGACTTGATCCGAGGATAAAGATAACGGTCTCGTTTCTCTTTATCATATTAGTGGTCTCTTTTCCAAAATATGAACTCTCGGCGCTTGTGCCTTTTTTTTTCTACCCCGTGTTTCTTCTCGCGGCGGGAAATATCCCTTTGCATGCGATATCCAAGAAAATACTTTTTGTATCGCCCTTTGCCGTATTCATAGGGATATTCAATCCCCTGCTTGATACAGATATTCTCGTTACCCCTTTTGGCATTCCTGTCACCGGTGGGTGGATTTCATTTCTCTCGATCCTCATGAAATTCATTTTGACAGTAAGCACGGCGCTTCTCCTGATAGCCGTTACCTCGTTCCCGGGGATATGCGAAGCACTCGAACGGATGAAATTGCCGAAAATTTTTGTTCTTCAATTGCTGTTCCTGTACAGGTATATTTTTGTGCTTCTTGAGGTGGCATTAAAGATGCTGCGTGCACGGGAGGCACGGTCATTCGGGAAAAAAGGAAAGGAGATAAAGACGTTTACAAAGCTTATTTCGGTCTTACTCGTGCGGAGTGTTGAGAGGGCGGAGAGAATCTACCAGGCGATGCTTTCCCGAGGGTTCAGGGGAGAGATACGCGTTGCAAAACGTCACAGGCCCGGGATTGCTGATTTCCTCTTCGCAGTCACCGCTGTTGCACTTTTTGTGCTGTTCAGGAAAGTGAACATCGTGTATTACGTCGGGGAAACAGTGAGCAGGCATATCAGATGA